From the genome of Ananas comosus cultivar F153 linkage group 16, ASM154086v1, whole genome shotgun sequence, one region includes:
- the LOC109721960 gene encoding GDSL esterase/lipase At4g10955-like, with protein sequence MAEGSSVEVNNGDGGGGGGGAGHPYDFHVAGPRSIAAPTWRDLLRSSWKNPSYRRMVIACFIQAVYLLELDRQAERRGDRGLAPQWWKPFKYKLSRTLIDARDNSVYGAVLERDRSAALSDFIPVRPSGAPRAVLALRGTLIKSATVRRDVEDDLRFLAWESLSGSVRFSGALEALKTAVDRHGSSGVCVGGHSLGAGFALQVGKALAKRGVFVECHLFNPPSVSPAVSLRSVGEKLCNLWKRVKGGEEGKVFESEVTRLRAAEVQKWMPHLYVNDCDYVCCYYNDQAAGSAVSSDHVGSSVAKLYVMSRGPTKFLEAHGLQQWWSDDAELELALRHGRLINRQFRSLYSA encoded by the exons ATGGCGGAGGGTTCCTCCGTGGAGGTCAACAATggcgatggaggaggaggaggaggaggagcggggcATCCGTACGACTTCCACGTGGCGGGCCCCCGCAGCATCGCCGCCCCCACCTGGAGAGATCTCCTCCGCTCGAGCTG GAAGAATCCCAGTTACAGAAGAATGGTCATTGCCTGCTTCATTCAAGCAGTCTACCTGCTGGAACTGGACCGGCAAGCCGAAAGGCGCGGAGATCGTGGCCTCGCGCCGCAATGGTGGAAGCCATTCAAGTACAAGCTCTCCCGGACCCTGATCGATGCGCGCGACAATTCCGTCTACGGAGCAGTCCTAGAGCGGGACCGGTCGGCCGCGCTCTCCGATTTCATCCCGGTAAGGCCGAGCGGCGCGCCGAGGGCCGTCTTAGCCCTCAGGGGAACACTCATAAAGAGCGCGACTGTAAGGCGGGACGTCGAGGACGACCTCCGGTTCTTGGCCTGGGAAAGCTTGAGCGGCTCGGTCCGCTTTTCCGGCGCTCTCGAAGCCCTGAAAACCGCGGTTGACAGACATGGCAGCAGCGGGGTCTGTGTCGGCGGGCATTCGCTGGGGGCCGGTTTCGCTCTCCAGGTCGGAAAAGCGCTTGCGAAACGAGGCGTGTTCGTGGAGTGTCACTTGTTCAATCCGCCGTCGGTTTCGCCCGCGGTGAGTCTGAGGAGCGTCGGCGAGAAACTCTGCAATCTTTGGAAGAGGGTTAAAGGCGGAGAGGAGGGGAAGGtgtttgagagcgaggtgacGAGGCTGCGCGCCGCGGAAGTGCAGAAATGGATGCCGCATTTGTACGTGAACGACTGCGACTACGTCTGCTGCTACTACAATGATCAGGCAGCAGGAAGTGCAGTATCTAGTGATCATGTCGGTTCGTCGGTCGCGAAGCTTTACGTGATGTCGAGGGGGCCGACGAAGTTCCTGGAGGCGCACGGCCTGCAGCAGTGGTGGTCCGACGATGCGGAGCTCGAATTGGCTCTCCGCCACGGCAGGCTCATAAACAGGCAGTTCAGGTCTTTGTACTCCGCGTGA